A single region of the Anser cygnoides isolate HZ-2024a breed goose chromosome W, Taihu_goose_T2T_genome, whole genome shotgun sequence genome encodes:
- the LOC136788548 gene encoding LOW QUALITY PROTEIN: signal-induced proliferation-associated protein 1-like (The sequence of the model RefSeq protein was modified relative to this genomic sequence to represent the inferred CDS: inserted 2 bases in 1 codon; deleted 1 base in 1 codon) has product MAGSRRRAAVAPAPSESSGRGPPAAPPIDPGPARGRGSALAGGGPKGLSESRGGGVPGVQQGSRGGGGGGPGGGHAVRRPLPPQDAGALVPAPPLPRPPQLGRGGRSSGGGLLPAALPGGGPPHAAQQQRGHAGADGGGGGRGPPTPPAPVPTATRSRGGRGGAAPRRGASATPSCCWGWGARARPRGGPTPSPAPPGPPSSPTTTCRASSSTPARPPPPPPDPPGTSGASAAHLGPEEPPPSPGGDDEDALVLSCPRFCCETGGEQEEGLAPPRGPPGPGHLPNAAVAVLEEPPAGSRPPHAIEHSDAGADYYRKYFYGKEHQNFLGEDERLGPVAVSLRREEKEGPAPQYLHRIILRTSQLRALRGSVLEEALPPSAAPPGSRGVPPRKLLEHLVPGLGVQALRLAGPSPAVPETLLKLDEQGLSFQRKVGVLYCRGGQASEEEMYNNEGAGPAFAEFLALLGTRVRLRGFAHYRAQLDTKTDSTGTHSLYTTYHGYEVMFHVSTMLPFTPSNRQQLLRKRHIGNDIVTIIFQEPGARPFSPRAIRSHFQHVFIVVRAHEPCTPRASYSVAVTRSEDTPLFGPPLAPGQRFPRGAGLRDFLLAKAINGENAAGRGXRLGAMAARTRHQYLQELARAHATGPPLAALPRGLPALGGRRRAGGGGGAAGALVWGARARAPGGPEVPCLLGVAAERLVLAAPGPGVLFSAACRDVLGWAFADGGLELFYGAGECVGLRLPHGAAPQVVARLQAVTRGCEARELAPAAGAGGRLGFRVAGDGVVTAVQRFSFAETAGLRPGARLLRVARRPLPALSPRRLRALLRCPKAALTLLPPDRDGRPRRSFSELYTRSLEQGRGGGAEGGPGGHRRQQRQRRQRRQQRRGGTAQRGARGLRPDTLRLLRSLALAEEPPGPPGPPRDPREPTRVPPKPAAPG; this is encoded by the exons ATGGCAGGAAGCCGCCGGC gtgccgcCGTCGCCCCCGCCCCCAGCGAGAGcagcggccgcggcccccccgcggccccccccattgaccccggccccgcc CGGGGGCGAGGCTCAGCGTTagcgggggggggtcccaaagggcTCAGTgaaagccggggggggggggtcccaggggttcagcaggggtcccgggggggggggggcgggggtcccggggggggccaTGCAGTCCGACGACCTCTTCCTCCGCAAGATGCGGGGGCCCTcgtcccggccccccccctcccccggccccctcagctcggccggggggggcggagctcggggggggggcttctccccgccgccctccccgggggggggcccccccatgcagcgcagcagcagcgaggccaCGCTGGGGccgacggggggggggggggccgggggccgccaACCCCCCCCGCGCCCGTGCCCACAGCCAcgaggagccgggggggccgggggggggcagccccgcggcgcgGCGCTTCCGCGACCCCCtcgtgctgctggggctggggggcgaggGCGAGGCCGAGGGGGGGCCCGACTccttcccccgccccccctgGGCCCCCTTCGTCGCCCACTACGACGTGCAGAGCCTCCTCTTCGACCCCAGCcaggccccccccgcccccccccgacccccccggcACCTCGGGGGCTTCGGCCGCCCACCTGGGCCccgaggagcccccccccagccccgggggggacGACGAGGACgcgctggtgctgagctgcccccGCTTCTGCTGCGAGAcggggggggagcaggaggaggggctggcccccccccgcggcccccccgggcccggccaCCTGCCCAACGCCGCCGTGGCCGtgctggaggagcccccggccgGCTCGCGGCCCCCCCACGCCATCGAGCACAGCGACGCGGGCGCCGACTACTACCGAAAGTACTTCTACGGCAAGg aacacCAGAACTTCCTGGGCGAGGACGAGCGGCTGGGGCCTGTGGCCGTGTCCCTGCGgcgggaggagaaggagggccCAGCCCCCCAGTACCTGCACCGCATCATCCTGCGCACCAGCcag ctgcgggcgctgcggggctcGGTGCTGGAGGAGGCGCTGCCCCCCAGCGCG GCCCCCCCCGGGTCCCGCGGGGTGCCCCCCCGCAAGCTGCTGGAGCACCtggtgccggggctgggggtgcaggcGCTGCGCCTGGCCGGGCCCTCGCCCGCCGTGCCCGAGACCCTCCTCAAGCTGGACGAGCAGGGG CTGAGCTTCCAGCGCAAGGTGGGGGTGCTGTACTGCCGGGGGGGGCAGGCCTCGGAGGAGGAGATGTACAACAACgagggcgcggggccggccTTCGCCGAGTTCCTGGCGCTGCTGGGCACCCGCGTGCGCCTGCGCGGCTTCGCACACTACCGCGCGCAGCTCGACACCAAGA CCGACTCGACGGGCACGCACTCGCTGTACACCACGTACCACGGCTACGAGGTGATGTTCCACGTCAGCACCATGCTGCCCTTCACGCCCAGCAACCGCCAGCAG ctcctgcgCAAGCGCCACATCGGCAACGACATCGTCACCATCATCTTCCAGGAGCCGGGGGCCCGGCCCTTCTCCCCCCGCGCCATCCGCTCCCACTTCCAGCACGTCTTCATCGTCGTGCGGGCACACGAGCCCTGCACGCCCCGCGCCTCCTAcag cgtgGCGGTGACGCGCTCGGAGGACACGCCGCTCTTCGGCCCCCCGCTCGCCCCCGGGCAGCGCTTcccgcggggcgcggggctgcgcgaCTTCCTGCTGGCCAAGGCCATCAACGGGGAGAAcgcggcgggccgggg ccgcctGGGGGCCATGGCCGCCCGCACCCGCCACCAGTACCTGCAGGAGCTGGCGCGCGCCCACGCCACCGGCCCCCCGTTGGCCGCCCTCCCCAGGGGGCTACCGGCGCtggggggccggcggcgggccgggggcggcgggggcgcggcgggggcgctGGTGTGGGGGGCGCGGGCGCGAGCCCCCGGGGGTCCCGAGGTGCCGTGCCTGCTGGGGGTGGCGGCCGAGCGGCTGGTGCtggcggcccccggccccggggtgCTGTTCAGCGCCGCGTGCCGCGACGTCCTGGGCTGGGCCTTCGCCGACGGCGGCCTCGAGCTCTTCTACGGGGCCGGGGAGTGCGTGGGGCTgaggctgccccacggcgccgCCCCACAGGTGGTGGCCAGGCTGCAG GCGGTGACGCGGGGCTGCGAGGCCCGCGAGCTGGCCCCTgccgcgggggccgggggccgcctGGGGTTCCGCGTGGCGGGGGACGGGGTGGTGACGGCCGTGCAGCGCTTCTCCTTCGCCGAGACCGCCGGGCTGCGCCCCGGCGCCCGCCTGCTGCGCGTCGcccgccgccccctgcccgccctcAGCCCCCGCCGCCTGCGCGCCCTCCTGCGCTGCCCCAAGGCcgccctcaccctgctgccccccgaCCGCGACGGGCGGCCCCGAAG gaGCTTCTCGGAGCTCTACACCCGGTCGCTGGAGcagggccggggagggggcgccgagggggggccggggggacaTCGGCGACAGCAGCGACAGCGGCGACAGCGGCGACAGCAGCGACGGGGGGGCACGGCGcagcggggggcacgggggctgcgCCCCGACACCCTGCGGCTGCTGCGCTCCCTGGCGCTGGCCGAGgagcccccgggacccccgggacccccccgggacccccgagaGCCCACGCGAGTGCCCCCCAAACCC gcagcccctggcTGA